Proteins encoded in a region of the Candidozyma auris chromosome 7, complete sequence genome:
- the UTP9 gene encoding Utp9p, producing MTAFTRANASGTLVASVISKMSRNEVHMHVFSSGNGPSGGEVVQRFDLERQASITSVSWFNDVEQKKKSKKRTADSNGTKNNEHSPQGLLALVLNNSEVLVLSPYSDTPLHRITELKEVYLVAGSSTPNCFWAHTPDALIEYNISTQNISKQIKPVSAHKKDLLAYGHSQLVLVDPAKNTQIAKIQTGSPICDIKQAKTYLYVASQGSSIINVYDLNNSSEQVATLECAGEVTKLNKLGDNQIVAFTANCTQVFTKTELVNTLQGPVENLFSQSSGYVAVVYDRNQPEFRCIAELPSLLQIQAKQSKSKKSKKTTGSDLSLNDSKAVRIENLPPSELYNKLTALITAPKISRSKVLRLCSSNDDEENIKETFRLFSQSEHRELLVKNLFTIVSSKVGADPSSKSSLSIWLKWILLTHGGYISKQESLREYLKKLQRSFEDGMTMMSRLLALQGRLQLLKAHAEFRSQVAQAEEQLAEIESEEEDDEEEENSLADQSANVEESIVYANGENDDFDSVDVGDESIAGEDEASDDEFVSFDEEA from the exons ATGACTGCGTTCACCAGGGCCAACGCGAGCGGCACGCTTGTGGCCAGCGTGATTCTGAAAATGTCTCGTAACGAGGTGCACATGCATGTTTTCTCCAGCGGAAATGGGCCACTGGGTGGTGAAGTAGTCCAGAGGTTCGATCTCGAGCGCCAGGCATCGATCACAAGCGTATCATGGTTCAATGATGTcgagcagaagaagaaatcgaaaaagaGAACGGCAGACAGCAATGGCACAAAAAATAACGAACACAGCCCTCAGGGGCTTTTGGCGTTGGTTTTGAACAACAGCGAGGTGTTGGTGCTCTCACCTTACTCAGACACGCCCCTCCATCGCATCacagagctcaaggagGTGTATCTTGTGGCCGGCTCGTCGACGCCTAACTGTTTCTGGGCTCATACTCCAGATGCTCTTATAGAATATAACATCTCCACGCAAAACATATCGAAACAAATTAAG CCCGTATCGGCCCACAAGAAAGACTTGCTAGCCTACGGCCACTCCCAGTTGGTGCTTGTGGACCCTGCTAAGAATACGCAAATAGCTAAGATCCAGACCGGCAGCCCCATATGCGATATCAAGCAGGCGAAAACTTACCTCTATGTGGCCTCACAAGGCTCCAGCATAATTAACGTTTACGATCTCAACAACTCGAGCGAGCAGGTTGCTACCCTTGAGTGTGCTGGTGAGGTCACCAAGCTTAATAAACTTGGCGATAACCAGATCGTTGCTTTCACGGCAAATTGCACACAAGTATTCACAAAAACCGAGCTTGTGAACACTTTGCAGGGACCCGTGGAGAACCTTTTTTCTCAGAGTTCAGGGTACGTGGCTGTGGTCTACGACAGAAATCAGCCAGAATTCAGATGCATTGCAGAGCTCCCACTGCTCTTGCAAATCCAGGCGAAACAGTCCAAActgaaaaaatcaaaaaagacCACCGGGTCAGATCTCTCGCTCAACGACAGCAAAGCAGTGCGTATTGAGAATCTCCCACCGCTGGAGCTTTACAACAAGCTCACGGCACTTATAACGGCCCCAAAGATTCTGAGAAGCAAAGTGCTTCGTCTTTGTCTGAGcaacgacgacgaagaaaacatcaaagaGACTTTCCGGCTCTTCTCCCAGAGTGAACACAGAGAGTTGCTCgtcaagaacttgttcACCATAGTCAGTCTGAAGGTGGGCGCAGACCCGCTGAGCAAAAGCCTGCTCTCCATATGGCTCAAATGGATCCTTCTTACGCACGGTGGCTACATTCTGAAGCAGGAGCTGCTACGGGAATACCTAAAAAAGCTTCAGAGAAGTTTCGAAGACGGCATGACGATGATGTCGAGGTTGTTGGCGCTTCAAGGCCGTTTACAATTGCTCAAGGCACACGCAGAGTTCAGGAGCCAGGTGGCGCAGGCCGAAGAGCAATTGGCAGAGATTGAAAGCGAAGAGGAGgacgacgaagaggaagagaacTCTTTGGCTGATCAGTCTGCGAACGTGGAGGAGCTGATTGTGTACGCCAATGGAGAAAACGACGATTTTGACAGCGTCGACGTTGGAGATGAGAGCATTGCAGGCGAGGACGAGGCTTCAGATGACGAGTTTGTGAGCTTCGACGAGGAGGCATAA
- a CDS encoding xanthine phosphoribosyltransferase, whose amino-acid sequence MDSLVGKNVIIVDEVDDTRTTLHYAVTELQRDVKELEEKMGKVGSTQFSVFVLHNKRKEKRAQLPAEFGEKGRYIAGTDVDDVWIAYPWDAIDIDEHTEEAKRQGNY is encoded by the coding sequence ATGGATCTGCTTGTGGGGAAGAATGTGATTATAGTGGATGAAGTCGACGATACTAGAACAACGCTACATTACGCGGTGACCGAATTGCAGAGGGATGTGAAAGAGCTCGAGGAAAAGATGGGAAAGGTGGGAAGCACGCAGTTTTCTGTGTTTGTGCTCCATAACaagaggaaagagaagagagcaCAGCTTCCCGCCGAATTCGGCGAGAAGGGCAGGTACATAGCAGGCACAGACGTAGATGACGTGTGGATTGCGTATCCGTGGGACGCCATTGACATTGATGAACATACGGAGGAAGCAAAGCGCCAGGGAAACTACTGA
- the NMD5 gene encoding Nmd5p: MDSSKLEQLFADTLQASQSVRQKAEENLKYISATPGFLGACLDVIGTSENPALRQAAAVYFKNQVVRYWNHPQHRIDEGEKPVIKDRIIPTMHKIDHHSRQQLVPVLRVLVSFEFPARWPDLLQQTAAALQRHDSPVSLYVGVLCFSEITRYYRWINNSEREKHLDPMIVEAFPHLLNVGNALLESELTEEYAEILKLILKTYKFVTYFDLPKVLQTQEMLVSWGQFHCDVIKRAPPDYVKTSNLTEREKNQLEISKCYKWSIANMERLFRRYGTRDLSSKMKYEGFRTLFTAEFVPHLMNIYLSLVEQWCAGTRWLPGTALYHLLEFLSHSVTQKESWGYLKPCFETIVSHLIYPLLCPSDETLELFEEDPNEYISSKLEIYDENAPDVAALGLLATLVSKRKKSTLEPVMQFAYSELSSLQAQDETLEVAKKKEGAFRLIGGISHNLTNANSPYLSQMENFMKTLILPSISSKHEFLKCRALEVCSKFDDLPFKDPQTFQVLFHGILKPFTSDATDVHLAVMLESALAIQAFMHIPKFKETLSQMILPTMSKLLELTKELDNEAISMVMQECVENFSEQLQPFGVDLMQNLVNQFMRLAVEVNDAANVDVDDFDGDYNDSADKIMAAIGLLNTMITISLSFENSKEVCIRLEETFSPVIEYVLTNDLDDFLAEVGELIENSIFLLRSVSPTMWRHFVHLARSFDEGIALMYTEELSQCLRNYMVFGSQDIAENPEIASKLLSIINVIVSGDEDVSYNDIVLALELAQTFVLSLHGNSVVYLSKLFGMMLPVIVGGKGDSQHVKNNAMTVGKINFIVSCLIYDSTSTLAALQQNNYLNTFMETWFALIPLLKRVYDIKVSILGLISLTNNSEAMSSNPSLGQHIGSGLAKLYTTLPGAIKAFEKQRVEFNEADFPTTHDFNRDFEEGEFEDLDDEDQHFENSKDASTDEYLDFLKQENNKLTQSGFTEEDEPVYEDPLATTPLDAINPFDAFKEFYSTLQSQNPPLHSMIFDGLSDPEKHTFLEILQVLK, encoded by the coding sequence ATGGACCTGAGCAAACTCGAGCAGCTATTCGCTGACACTTTACAGGCGTCGCAGAGCGTGCGTCAAAAAGCCGAGGAAAACCTCAAGTACATCTCGGCCACCCCAGGCTTCTTGGGCGCCTGCTTGGATGTGATTGGGACCTCGGAAAACCCGGCTTTGCGCCAGGCAGCTGCGGTGTATTTTAAAAACCAAGTGGTCAGGTACTGGAACCACCCTCAGCATCGCATAGACGAAGGAGAGAAGCCTGTCATCAAGGATCGTATCATTCCAACCATGCACAAGATCGACCATCATCTGAGACAGCAATTGGTGCCTGTATTGCGGGTGTTGGTAAGTTTCGAGTTTCCTGCTCGCTGGCCCGACTTGCTTCAGCAGACTGCAGCGGCTTTGCAAAGACACGATTCTCCTGTGTCGTTGTATGTGGGTGTGTTGTGCTTTTCGGAGATTACTCGTTACTACCGGTGGATCAACAATagtgaaagagaaaagcacTTGGACCCGATGATTGTCGAGGCTTTCCCACACTTGCTCAACGTGGGTAATGCGCTTTTGGAGCTGGAACTCACGGAAGAGTATgcagagatcttgaagctcATTCTCAAGACTTACAAGTTCGTTACCTACTTTGACTTGCCGAAAGTGCTTCAGACACAAGAGATGCTTGTTTCGTGGGGCCAATTCCATTGTGATGTGATCAAAAGGGCCCCGCCAGACTACGTCAAGACATCGAATCTCACAGAGAGGGAGAAGAACCAGTTGGAAATCTCGAAGTGCTACAAGTGGTCGATCGCCAACATGGAACGATTATTTCGTCGCTACGGCACCCGTGACTTGTctctgaagatgaagtATGAAGGGTTTCGTACTCTTTTCACCGCTGAGTTCGTGCCTCACTTGATGAATATTTATTTGTCCTTAGTGGAACAATGGTGTGCTGGCACAAGGTGGCTTCCTGGAACAGCATTGTACCACCTTTTGGAGTTCTTGAGTCATAGTGTCACTCAGAAGGAGTCTTGGGGATACCTCAAGCCATGCTTCGAGACTATTGTATCCCATCTCATATACCCCTTGTTGTGCCCTAGCGACGAAACGCTAGAGTTGTTTGAAGAGGACCCCAATGAGTATATCAGCTCTAAGCTTGAAATTTACGATGAAAATGCTCCAGATGTCGCTGCGTTAGGGTTATTGGCAACGTTGGTCAGCAAACGCAAGAAATCTACGTTGGAGCCAGTCATGCAGTTTGCTTACTCAGAGCTCTCGTCTCTACAAGCACAAGATGAGACCTTGGAAgtggcgaagaagaaggaaggcGCATTTCGTCTTATTGGCGGCATCTCCCATAATTTGACCAACGCAAATCTGCCATATTTATCTCAGATGGAAAATTTCATGAAAACTTTGATTTTACCCAgcatttcatcaaaacacGAGTTTCTCAAGTGTCGTGCGCTAGAGGTTTGCTCTAAATTTGATGACTTGCCCTTTAAAGACCCTCAGACGTTCCAGGTATTGTTCCATGGTATTCTCAAGCCATTCACGTCAGACGCTACCGACGTACACCTTGCTGTGATGTTGGAAAGTGCGCTAGCGATTCAAGCGTTTATGCATATCccaaaattcaaagaaaCGTTATCGCAGATGATTTTGCCAACAATGTCCAAGTTGCTCGAGCTCACTAAGGAACTCGACAATGAGGCCATCTCCATGGTAATGCAAGAATGTGTCGAAAATTTCTCCGAACAATTGCAACCATTTGGCGTAGACTTGATGCAAAATCTAGTCAACCAGTTCATGAGATTGGCTGTGGAAGTGAACGATGCTGCCAATGTGGATGTAGACGATTTTGACGGAGACTATAACGACTCTGCAGACAAGATCATGGCGGCGATTGGTCTTTTGAACACCATGATCACAATCTCGTTGTCATTTGAAAATTCCAAAGAGGTTTGCATCCGCCTCGAGGAGACATTTTCCCCTGTCATCGAGTACGTTCTTACTAATGATTTGGATGACTTCCTCGCGGAAGTTGGTGAACTTATTGAGAACTCTATCTTCCTTCTTCGCTCAGTGAGCCCCACTATGTGGAGACATTTTGTTCATTTAGCGAGATCCTTCGATGAGGGTATCGCTCTCATGTACACTGAGGAGCTCTCACAATGTTTGAGAAACTACATGGTTTTCGGATCCCAAGATATCGCAGAGAATCCCGAGATTGCATCCAAGTTGctttccatcatcaacgtGATCGTCCTGGGTGACGAGGACGTGAGCTACAATGACATTGTGCTCGCCCTCGAATTGGCACAGACCTTTGTCCTTTCCTTGCACGGAAACTCTGTCGTTTATCTTCTGAAGTTGTTTGGCATGATGTTACCCGTCATCGTTGGAGGGAAAGGCGACTCCCAGCACGTGAAGAATAACGCCATGACGGTTGGGAAAATCAACTTCATCGTTTCTTGTTTGATTTATGATTCCACCTCTACGTTGGCCGCTTTGCAGCAAAACAACTACTTGAACACATTCATGGAGACTTGGTTTGCTCTTATACCTCTTTTGAAGCGTGTTTACGACATAAAGGTGCTGATTCTTGGGTTGATCAGCTTGACAAACAACAGCGAGGCCATGCTGAGCAACCCAAGTCTCGGTCAGCATATTGGCTCTGGCTTGGCTAAGTTGTACACAACTTTACCGGGAGCCATTAAGGCATTTGAGAAGCAAAGAGTCGAGTTTAATGAAGCAGACTTTCCAACAACCCATGATTTCAACAgagattttgaggaaggggaatttgaggatttggaTGACGAAGACCAGCATTTCGAAAACTCAAAGGACGCCAGCACCGACGAGTaccttgatttcttgaagcaagaaaacAATAAGTTGACTCAATCTGGCTTCACAGAAGAGGATGAACCTGTCTACGAGGATCCCTTAGCCACTACGCCTCTAGATGCAATCAATCCGTTTGATGCATTTAAGGAATTCTATTCCACCCTTCAATCTCAGAATCCTCCGTTGCATAGTATGATCTTCGACGGTCTATCAGACCCGGAGAAGCACACTTTCCTCGAAATCCTTCAAGTGCTTAAGTAA